In Streptomyces sp. NBC_00483, a single window of DNA contains:
- a CDS encoding type II secretion system F family protein, with product MIVMLLGALFGAGMVALAYGARTAYPRLADVVASVEVPQLWVPPPRGEPDEAEWATRLGRRAVPLVRALGFPTPSLRRDLAVCGTDEEQHLAGKAVCAVAGLAAPWAVAALVRLGAGIETGWWTPMAGSLVLAALLFFVPDLSIRQQAVRRRREMRHALSLVLDLTVIALAGGAGIHQALAQAVETPQGWAAAKLRHALNVARLTRTSPWPHIGDLGRQLGVSDLSELASTLNLAGSEGAKIRASLAAKARAMRRHRISEADGQAQAATERMSVPVVGLFAAFLLLIGYPALAHVTALG from the coding sequence ATGATCGTCATGTTGCTGGGGGCACTGTTCGGGGCGGGCATGGTCGCTTTGGCCTACGGCGCGCGTACCGCGTATCCGAGGCTCGCCGACGTCGTCGCCTCGGTCGAAGTGCCACAGTTGTGGGTGCCTCCGCCCCGCGGAGAGCCTGATGAAGCAGAGTGGGCGACGCGCCTGGGCCGGCGCGCCGTGCCGTTGGTGCGAGCGCTGGGGTTCCCCACGCCTTCGCTGCGCCGGGACCTGGCTGTGTGCGGGACGGACGAGGAACAGCACCTGGCGGGCAAGGCTGTCTGCGCGGTGGCGGGGCTCGCGGCGCCGTGGGCCGTCGCTGCCCTGGTGCGGCTGGGCGCAGGGATCGAGACGGGCTGGTGGACGCCGATGGCCGGTTCGCTCGTCCTGGCGGCGCTCCTGTTCTTCGTCCCCGACCTGAGCATCCGTCAGCAAGCGGTACGCCGACGCCGCGAGATGCGGCACGCCCTCAGCCTGGTTCTCGACCTCACCGTGATCGCGCTCGCTGGTGGTGCAGGTATCCACCAGGCCCTGGCCCAGGCAGTGGAAACGCCGCAGGGATGGGCCGCGGCCAAGCTGCGGCACGCGTTGAACGTGGCCCGACTCACCCGCACCAGCCCATGGCCTCATATCGGCGACCTGGGAAGACAGTTGGGCGTGTCCGACCTGAGTGAACTCGCCTCCACGCTGAACCTTGCGGGCAGCGAAGGTGCCAAGATCCGTGCCTCGCTCGCGGCCAAGGCCCGCGCCATGCGCCGGCACCGCATTTCGGAAGCCGACGGCCAGGCACAAGCGGCGACCGAGCGGATGTCGGTGCCGGTGGTCGGCCTGTTCGCCGCGTTTCTGCTGCTCATCGGCTACCCGGCACTCGCTCACGTCACTGCCCTCGGGTAA
- a CDS encoding TadE/TadG family type IV pilus assembly protein, producing the protein MTTLRRRLREDRGSASTQLVLVTPALLVLALLIVQLALTWHARHIAQYAAQRGLAAARVEDGSAADGSAQARRSLAALGGRVLTGPSVQVARTSAYTTVRVDGSVIAVVPGLHLHASGTAAGATEKVTFPTGAQP; encoded by the coding sequence GTGACCACGCTGAGGCGCCGACTGCGCGAGGACCGCGGGTCCGCCTCTACCCAACTAGTGCTCGTCACCCCAGCACTCCTCGTTCTCGCCCTGCTCATCGTGCAGCTCGCCCTCACGTGGCACGCCCGGCACATCGCCCAGTACGCCGCGCAACGGGGCCTGGCCGCTGCTCGCGTGGAGGACGGCAGCGCCGCAGACGGCAGTGCGCAGGCCCGACGTAGCCTGGCCGCGTTGGGTGGCCGGGTGCTGACCGGACCGTCCGTCCAGGTTGCGCGCACCTCGGCGTACACGACCGTGCGGGTGGACGGATCTGTGATCGCGGTGGTGCCCGGCCTCCATCTGCACGCTTCGGGTACGGCCGCCGGCGCCACCGAGAAGGTCACCTTCCCGACCGGAGCTCAGCCATGA
- a CDS encoding pilus assembly protein TadG-related protein produces MNLFSGRLRTVRALVAAGDDRGQVTAFVVGVFAALWLFAGIVVDGGLALAGKAQALDVAQEAARTGAQQIDVGHLRRTHGADVRLLRAQAVRAARAHVSSTGDAGTAGVHGDSVTVHVTHHQRTQILQLIGVTTLTVHASGTAHAERATS; encoded by the coding sequence ATGAACTTATTCTCGGGCCGTCTGCGGACCGTACGGGCTCTCGTGGCAGCCGGAGACGACCGCGGACAGGTGACCGCATTCGTCGTCGGCGTCTTCGCCGCGCTGTGGCTGTTCGCCGGGATCGTCGTCGACGGTGGTTTGGCATTGGCGGGCAAGGCCCAGGCCTTGGACGTCGCGCAGGAAGCCGCGCGCACCGGCGCCCAGCAGATCGACGTCGGTCACCTGCGCCGTACGCACGGTGCCGATGTTCGCCTCCTGCGTGCACAGGCGGTTCGAGCTGCCCGCGCGCACGTCTCCTCCACCGGCGACGCGGGGACGGCCGGCGTGCACGGCGATTCGGTCACCGTGCACGTCACCCACCACCAGAGAACCCAGATCCTCCAGCTGATCGGCGTCACAACCCTCACGGTGCATGCGAGCGGCACAGCTCATGCCGAACGTGCCACCTCGTAA
- a CDS encoding TadE/TadG family type IV pilus assembly protein, giving the protein MIGPTRGSRYGRDRGSAAVELVLVAPLLVLVMLVVVAVGLLVDARLVVSDAAHQAARAASLARTDTVARGSADRAASQALREAGAACTQPRVRLATGHLAPGATVTAHVSCTADLGRLTGTGLPGRVQVEGTAYSVVDTYRSLP; this is encoded by the coding sequence ATGATTGGGCCGACCCGAGGCAGCCGCTACGGGCGGGACCGCGGCTCGGCCGCAGTGGAACTCGTTCTGGTCGCACCGCTGTTGGTGCTGGTAATGCTGGTAGTGGTGGCGGTCGGGTTGCTTGTCGATGCCCGTCTTGTGGTGTCCGATGCCGCCCACCAGGCGGCTCGCGCGGCCTCTCTGGCCCGCACCGATACTGTCGCGCGCGGCTCAGCCGACCGCGCCGCGAGCCAGGCCCTGCGCGAGGCTGGAGCGGCCTGCACCCAGCCGCGTGTCCGCCTCGCCACCGGCCACCTCGCGCCCGGCGCCACCGTGACTGCGCACGTGTCCTGCACAGCCGATCTCGGCCGCCTCACGGGAACGGGCCTGCCCGGCCGGGTGCAGGTGGAGGGCACCGCGTACTCCGTCGTCGACACTTACCGGAGCCTGCCATGA
- a CDS encoding transposase, with protein MPLPPRSRTALSSRANCVTCNPDPAAHTTAPRHLGGRTAARVRRNHAEVHRLLKHGIALRAIARHLDLDRNVVRRLARADVWQQAAPTWPQRAGILTPYQGHLHRRWGEGEHNVVALFREVAARGFKGSESTVLLYATDHREALDSGLPPPAPARSAFEVSRLLMSRPDRLSEDQRVFVKDLLQRCPELHTTHRLIRAFTSVFDKQHPAQLNARIHRARTCGIAQLASFAGGLLDDLDAVTAAVTLPYSSGVAEGRITDLKLIKRQMSGRAGIRLLRKRVLLVAHARRTPAPDVTDDPWAINTHENLV; from the coding sequence GTGCCGTTACCGCCCCGTTCACGCACCGCCCTCAGCAGCCGCGCAAACTGCGTCACCTGCAACCCCGACCCCGCGGCACACACCACCGCACCGCGCCACCTCGGCGGACGCACGGCGGCCCGGGTACGCCGCAACCACGCCGAGGTCCACCGGCTGCTGAAGCACGGGATCGCCCTGCGCGCCATCGCCCGCCACCTGGACCTGGACCGCAACGTGGTCCGCCGCCTCGCCCGCGCGGACGTCTGGCAGCAGGCGGCGCCCACCTGGCCACAGCGCGCCGGGATCCTCACCCCCTACCAGGGGCATCTGCACCGCCGGTGGGGCGAGGGCGAGCACAACGTCGTCGCACTGTTTCGCGAAGTGGCCGCGCGCGGCTTCAAGGGCAGTGAGTCCACCGTGCTCCTCTACGCCACCGACCACCGCGAAGCCCTGGACTCCGGACTGCCCCCGCCCGCACCGGCCCGCAGCGCCTTCGAGGTCTCCCGCCTGCTGATGAGCCGACCGGACCGCCTGAGCGAAGACCAGCGCGTTTTCGTCAAGGACCTCCTCCAGCGCTGCCCGGAACTGCACACGACCCACCGGCTCATCCGCGCCTTCACGAGCGTCTTCGACAAACAGCACCCCGCGCAGCTCAACGCCAGGATCCACCGGGCCCGCACCTGCGGCATCGCTCAACTGGCCAGCTTCGCAGGCGGACTTCTCGACGACCTCGACGCAGTCACGGCAGCCGTTACCCTGCCCTACAGCTCGGGCGTTGCAGAAGGCAGGATCACGGACCTGAAACTGATCAAGAGGCAGATGTCCGGCCGCGCGGGCATCCGCCTCCTGCGCAAGCGCGTCCTACTCGTGGCCCACGCCCGCCGCACCCCAGCCCCGGACGTCACCGACGACCCATGGGCGATCAACACTCACGAAAATCTTGTATGA
- a CDS encoding AAA family ATPase → MAAILAVSPQGRYTVTELAKQLGHSGGAVGNACETLVTRGEAERVGHKPRTYRATSTTGAAAQPTSNPTPASAAVPRPRPATAPVPGPGGRPAPITRPNGQTYHPRALENLPDVEALQRLREASVPVLLYGPPGTGKTSLIEAAFPDLITVAGDGDTTVGDLVGEYTQTEAGGYEFIYGPLVTAMTEGRALLLDDATLISPKVLAALYPALDGRRQIQVKAHKGETIEAADGFYVIAGHNPGVHGAVLTEALASRFSMQIQVASDYDLAKALKINATAVRIARNIATRQAGGELGWAPQLRELIAFQKIADVLGADVAFANLVGIAPPEDRDTVAEIVTKAIGRPITALALGRQL, encoded by the coding sequence GTGGCCGCAATCCTGGCCGTGAGCCCGCAGGGCCGCTACACGGTCACCGAGCTGGCCAAACAGTTGGGGCATTCCGGGGGAGCGGTCGGCAACGCCTGCGAGACGCTGGTCACCCGGGGCGAGGCCGAACGGGTCGGCCACAAACCCCGTACCTACCGGGCCACTTCGACCACCGGGGCCGCCGCCCAGCCGACCTCCAACCCCACCCCGGCCTCGGCGGCGGTGCCCCGCCCGCGCCCCGCCACCGCGCCCGTACCGGGGCCGGGCGGGCGCCCGGCCCCGATCACCCGCCCGAATGGGCAGACGTATCACCCCCGGGCGTTGGAGAATCTGCCCGATGTCGAGGCGCTGCAGCGTCTGCGCGAGGCGAGCGTCCCGGTGTTGTTGTACGGGCCGCCGGGCACGGGCAAGACCTCCCTGATCGAGGCGGCCTTCCCCGACCTGATCACGGTGGCGGGCGATGGGGACACCACGGTCGGTGACCTGGTCGGCGAGTACACCCAAACCGAGGCGGGCGGCTACGAGTTCATCTACGGCCCCCTGGTGACCGCGATGACCGAGGGCCGCGCCCTCCTCCTGGATGACGCCACCCTGATCTCCCCGAAGGTCCTGGCCGCCCTCTACCCGGCCCTGGACGGGCGCCGCCAGATCCAGGTCAAGGCGCACAAGGGCGAGACGATCGAGGCGGCCGACGGCTTCTACGTGATCGCCGGACACAACCCCGGCGTGCACGGCGCGGTCCTCACCGAGGCGCTCGCCTCACGGTTCAGCATGCAGATCCAGGTGGCCTCCGACTACGACCTCGCCAAAGCCCTGAAGATCAACGCGACGGCGGTGCGGATCGCCCGCAACATCGCCACCCGGCAGGCGGGCGGCGAACTCGGCTGGGCCCCGCAACTACGCGAACTGATCGCCTTCCAGAAGATCGCCGACGTACTCGGCGCCGATGTCGCCTTCGCCAACCTGGTCGGCATCGCACCCCCGGAAGACCGGGACACGGTCGCCGAGATCGTCACCAAGGCCATCGGCCGCCCCATCACCGCCCTCGCCCTGGGCCGCCAACTCTGA
- a CDS encoding transposase family protein, with amino-acid sequence MVCAAGSGLQVTQFARLLRAVRERGGNGTLRGRPWSLPLAERVLIVAVYYRTNLTMRQLGPLFGISSSTVCRVIQRLGPLLALEPVSRPADATDRLWIVDGTLIPVRDRHVGSSSRNYRFSANVQVIVEADTRLVIATARPVPGTTADAHAWRASGLAEHCHGVTVLGDGAYLNCGMVVPHRKRPRRPLLPGEEDDNAAHRTVRAPVEHVIGRMKNYKILRDCRQHGDGLHHAVQAVAHMYNLALTS; translated from the coding sequence GTGGTGTGTGCCGCGGGGTCGGGGTTGCAGGTGACGCAGTTTGCGCGGCTGCTGAGGGCGGTGCGTGAACGGGGCGGTAACGGCACTCTGCGGGGCCGGCCATGGAGTCTGCCACTGGCCGAGCGGGTGCTGATCGTCGCGGTGTACTACCGGACGAACCTGACCATGCGGCAGCTGGGCCCGCTGTTCGGCATCTCCTCGTCGACGGTGTGCCGGGTGATCCAGCGGCTCGGCCCGCTGCTGGCGCTGGAGCCCGTCTCCCGCCCGGCCGATGCCACCGACCGGCTGTGGATCGTGGACGGCACCCTCATCCCGGTCCGCGACCGGCACGTCGGCTCGTCCTCGCGCAACTACCGGTTCTCGGCGAACGTGCAGGTCATCGTCGAAGCCGACACCCGCCTCGTGATCGCAACAGCCCGGCCGGTGCCGGGCACCACCGCGGATGCCCACGCCTGGCGCGCCTCCGGGCTGGCCGAACACTGCCACGGTGTGACCGTCCTCGGCGACGGCGCCTACCTCAACTGCGGGATGGTCGTACCGCACCGCAAACGCCCCCGCCGGCCGCTACTCCCCGGCGAGGAGGACGACAACGCCGCGCACCGCACGGTGCGTGCCCCGGTGGAGCATGTGATCGGCCGGATGAAGAACTACAAGATCCTCCGCGACTGCCGACAGCACGGCGACGGCCTCCACCACGCCGTCCAGGCCGTCGCCCACATGTACAACCTCGCCCTCACATCATGA
- a CDS encoding DUF4291 domain-containing protein yields the protein MARANTCDHPDPVTEPKHQIRALHTDRTITIYQAYSPAIGLAAARDSRFPTEWQRDRMTWIKPSFLWMMYRCGWGSKEGQEHVLAVEITREGFEWALRHACLSHYEHGLHTDRATWKRQLKRAPARAQWDPERDLYLQPLPHRSLQLGLTGEAAHLYADEWIVSITDVTPLARVIHAHVRDGELGVARQLLPRESPYPVSGEKLAHLHR from the coding sequence ATGGCGCGCGCGAACACGTGTGATCACCCTGATCCAGTGACAGAACCCAAGCACCAGATCCGAGCCCTGCACACGGACCGCACGATCACCATCTACCAGGCATACTCACCGGCGATCGGTCTGGCGGCGGCCCGAGACAGCCGTTTCCCAACGGAGTGGCAGCGGGACAGGATGACGTGGATCAAGCCGTCCTTCCTGTGGATGATGTACCGCTGCGGGTGGGGCAGCAAGGAAGGCCAGGAGCATGTCCTCGCAGTCGAGATCACCCGAGAGGGTTTCGAGTGGGCACTGCGACACGCCTGCCTGTCCCACTACGAGCATGGCCTCCACACCGACCGCGCCACGTGGAAGCGCCAGCTGAAGCGAGCCCCCGCCCGGGCGCAATGGGACCCCGAACGCGACCTGTACCTTCAGCCGCTTCCACACCGATCCCTACAACTCGGCCTCACCGGCGAAGCCGCACACCTATATGCCGACGAGTGGATCGTCTCCATAACCGATGTCACACCGCTGGCCCGCGTGATCCACGCCCATGTACGAGACGGAGAACTGGGCGTTGCCCGTCAACTCCTGCCGCGTGAAAGTCCCTACCCTGTGAGCGGCGAGAAACTGGCCCACCTACACCGATAG
- a CDS encoding HAD-IA family hydrolase: MISEPDRPGAMRYVLFDVDGTLIDAVDNQRLVWRTWAERYGLDSDEVHRVALRMRPMETFAQVAPDQDARECLAALHELEDEDVRTGSYAAFRGASELLNALEPGAWALVTANYEHRVRGRFARTGLPVPKVVVDAAAVTEGKPSPVPYLQAAAQLGARPEDCLVIEDAPSGVQSGLRAGMTVWGVNTPAAVDGVHRHFVRGCFSDLLT; encoded by the coding sequence GTGATCAGTGAACCCGACCGTCCCGGTGCGATGAGGTATGTCCTGTTTGATGTCGATGGCACGTTGATCGACGCGGTGGACAATCAGCGCCTGGTCTGGCGCACGTGGGCGGAGCGGTACGGACTCGATTCTGATGAGGTCCATCGAGTAGCCCTGCGGATGAGGCCGATGGAGACGTTCGCGCAAGTTGCTCCGGATCAGGACGCCCGGGAATGCCTGGCTGCACTGCATGAGCTGGAGGACGAGGACGTTCGCACCGGTTCATATGCGGCCTTCCGCGGTGCCTCTGAACTGCTGAACGCTTTGGAGCCCGGGGCATGGGCGCTCGTGACCGCGAACTACGAGCACCGGGTACGCGGACGTTTCGCGCGGACGGGCTTGCCGGTCCCGAAGGTTGTCGTGGATGCGGCCGCCGTCACGGAAGGCAAGCCGTCGCCGGTGCCGTATCTGCAGGCGGCCGCACAACTCGGTGCCAGGCCGGAGGACTGTCTGGTCATCGAGGATGCCCCTTCCGGGGTGCAGTCCGGGCTGCGTGCCGGGATGACGGTGTGGGGCGTAAACACCCCAGCGGCAGTTGATGGCGTGCATCGTCACTTCGTTAGGGGCTGTTTCTCGGATCTCCTTACGTGA
- a CDS encoding IS5 family transposase (programmed frameshift) translates to MGRGDLTNAEWDRLESLLPRGGARGGRWSDHRRVINGVLYRVRTGVQWRDLPERFGPWETVYKRHRRWSADGTWVMLLSRVQAAADAEGRIDWDVSVDSTAVRAHQHAAGARKQSPPATPQKGAAAGTNRVDPAAEIGRPAGGGGQIGECLGRSRGGFTTKIHLAADGRCRPLTLVLTPGHYGDGPQLERVLELISVPRQGVGRPRSRPDSVLADKAYTSRNNRRYLRRRGIRHTIPERVDQRRHRKNRGSGGGRPTGFDSEHYKKRNTVERAINRLKGFRAVATRYEKRAYIYLGTVTLATLIIWLRT, encoded by the exons ATGGGGCGTGGGGATCTGACGAATGCGGAGTGGGACCGGCTTGAGTCGTTGCTGCCTCGTGGTGGTGCGCGCGGAGGCCGGTGGAGTGATCACCGGCGGGTGATCAACGGAGTGCTGTACCGGGTGCGGACGGGGGTGCAGTGGCGGGACCTGCCCGAGCGGTTCGGTCCGTGGGAGACCGTCTACAAGCGGCATCGGCGCTGGTCGGCGGACGGGACGTGGGTGATGCTGCTGTCTCGCGTCCAGGCCGCCGCTGATGCCGAGGGCCGCATCGACTGGGACGTCTCGGTGGACTCCACCGCAGTACGCGCTCACCAGCACGCCGCGGGCGCGAGGAAACAGTCTCCACCCGCCACGCCTCAAAAGGGGGCGGCAGCGGGGACGAACCGGGTCGATCCG GCTGCGGAAATTGGTCGTCCGGCTGGAGGAGGTGGTCAGATCGGCGAATGCCTGGGACGCTCCCGCGGCGGCTTCACCACCAAAATCCACCTCGCCGCCGACGGACGATGCCGGCCCCTCACCCTCGTCCTGACACCCGGACACTACGGTGACGGCCCTCAGCTCGAGCGGGTACTGGAGCTGATTTCGGTGCCCCGCCAAGGGGTTGGACGGCCCCGCAGCCGACCCGACAGCGTGCTGGCAGACAAGGCCTACACGTCCCGGAACAACCGCCGCTACCTGCGCCGACGCGGAATCCGACACACCATCCCCGAACGCGTCGACCAGCGAAGGCACCGGAAGAATCGCGGGTCGGGCGGCGGCCGGCCCACCGGATTCGACAGCGAGCACTACAAGAAGCGCAACACCGTCGAGCGAGCCATCAACCGCCTCAAGGGGTTCCGTGCCGTCGCCACCCGCTACGAGAAACGCGCCTACATCTACCTCGGCACCGTCACACTCGCAACCCTCATCATCTGGCTCCGCACCTGA
- a CDS encoding BTAD domain-containing putative transcriptional regulator produces the protein MGHPVGLRCRLAAAATALGSAAVVLVLLAGFPYVLWRAAGVPWPDAVASWSELADRLMQPISDPLMVDLLAVVGWVAWAGFALSAVRETIWYAAHLPELLRDRRAHDAHVATLSLKESLAAVCVGALVVALLSLWRPQVSTAQQPVTTGEMRPATVATGPVNPGQDHQVSSAGRQPLVQKGTAGGTGVVIPRAVTESMEVRHVEYVVESGDTLWEIAHARLGDGCKWPRIYALSKHHIQPDGGRLGDPDRIMPGWRLTIPVPRASAAPSAPAPDSDAPGSAAPPESAAPHEPPKDVGGDGDESERHAGREDSPEHRRDGANPETESRSAQIGLGEAGLIGITAAAGLLMARHAWRLHQARRRQPDQEDEEASLSPFVELAAQAAHEASLPVRQDDPEALITRRTPPRPPRAPGTVTIGLRDEVEVGLAELAAAGGVALLGPGAEAAARALLVGILTAAERCRPGRPHVTAVVPQPLAELLLPGLPTQFTALTQGRDLTHAVRLAEQHLITHGRHEYLENTDAPPVESAASTSSGSLVLDAGDFGRPGTLVLLATPDAAHTGQLRTLAAQSRPDALMVFTLDTALPGASRWHVDPDGTTDTAAGQGPGPLRLFHLTPDAGRDMVDVLLGAHGQRPHPRATGHQPTRTVADQEENPAAQRTPPARDARPPHVAAEHPNAVHHREAQHKPVRLNVLGPITLHAHGNPDPIGANLRSEVHEFLALLAAHPAGLLASDIAEKLHLADGTEQNALKNLRRAVRRSLRPATGIDGQEFVLLQGEVHKLHPQLVETDLADFTELLRRPARRSLSADEEGEEYSTRLDVVSQALVHYRGPFAQGCDYLWADTIREHATAQAADAVLRLAHQTEHVGDSDARDTVLALLERLGTLHPEHEQLTQHTMRLYQQAGHHDAARSTYARLQRRLAELGLEPAAATQALLTPALRQPR, from the coding sequence ATGGGCCACCCCGTTGGACTGCGCTGTCGGCTGGCCGCGGCGGCCACCGCACTCGGGTCGGCTGCTGTCGTTCTCGTCCTGCTCGCGGGTTTCCCCTATGTCCTGTGGCGCGCCGCAGGCGTCCCGTGGCCGGACGCAGTCGCCTCGTGGAGCGAGTTGGCCGACCGGCTGATGCAACCGATCAGCGACCCCCTGATGGTCGACCTGCTGGCGGTGGTCGGCTGGGTGGCCTGGGCAGGCTTCGCGTTGTCCGCGGTCCGGGAAACCATCTGGTACGCCGCACATCTTCCGGAGCTGCTGCGCGACCGTCGGGCCCACGATGCGCACGTCGCCACACTGTCTCTCAAGGAGTCGCTGGCTGCGGTGTGCGTCGGCGCCCTCGTGGTGGCCCTGCTGAGCCTCTGGCGTCCTCAGGTGTCAACGGCGCAACAGCCCGTCACGACAGGGGAGATGAGGCCGGCAACGGTCGCGACGGGGCCTGTGAATCCGGGCCAGGACCATCAGGTTTCGTCGGCCGGTCGACAGCCGCTTGTCCAGAAGGGCACGGCCGGTGGCACTGGGGTCGTGATTCCGCGCGCGGTGACCGAGTCCATGGAGGTTCGGCATGTCGAGTACGTGGTGGAAAGCGGGGACACACTGTGGGAGATCGCGCACGCGCGCCTCGGCGACGGATGTAAGTGGCCACGCATCTATGCGCTCAGCAAGCACCACATCCAGCCGGACGGCGGTCGGCTCGGTGATCCAGACAGAATCATGCCGGGCTGGCGGCTGACCATCCCCGTTCCACGGGCCTCGGCTGCCCCCTCTGCGCCTGCTCCCGATTCGGACGCGCCTGGATCGGCAGCTCCCCCTGAGTCTGCTGCCCCGCATGAGCCACCGAAGGACGTCGGCGGCGACGGCGATGAGAGCGAGCGGCATGCGGGACGCGAGGACTCCCCGGAGCATAGGCGCGACGGTGCCAACCCGGAGACAGAGTCAAGGTCCGCCCAGATCGGACTCGGAGAGGCCGGGCTGATCGGCATCACAGCAGCGGCCGGGCTGTTGATGGCACGCCATGCGTGGCGCCTGCATCAAGCGCGGCGACGCCAACCTGACCAAGAGGACGAGGAGGCCAGCCTGAGCCCGTTTGTCGAATTGGCCGCTCAGGCAGCGCACGAGGCCTCCTTGCCCGTGCGCCAAGACGATCCCGAAGCCCTGATTACTCGTCGTACTCCGCCCCGGCCTCCACGCGCACCAGGCACGGTGACCATCGGCCTTCGCGACGAAGTCGAAGTCGGACTGGCCGAGCTCGCTGCGGCGGGAGGAGTTGCCCTTCTCGGGCCGGGCGCAGAGGCTGCCGCCCGTGCCCTGTTGGTAGGCATCCTCACCGCCGCCGAACGTTGCCGTCCAGGACGCCCCCATGTCACGGCTGTTGTCCCGCAGCCGCTCGCCGAGCTCCTGCTGCCCGGATTGCCGACTCAATTCACCGCGCTGACTCAGGGCCGTGACCTCACCCATGCTGTCCGTCTCGCCGAACAACACCTGATCACCCACGGCCGTCACGAGTACCTGGAGAACACGGACGCACCTCCGGTCGAATCCGCGGCCTCCACCTCGTCCGGGAGCCTGGTGCTCGACGCAGGTGACTTTGGCCGTCCCGGAACACTGGTCCTGCTCGCCACCCCCGACGCCGCCCACACCGGACAACTGCGAACTCTGGCCGCCCAGAGCAGGCCGGACGCCCTGATGGTGTTCACCCTGGATACTGCACTGCCCGGCGCGAGCCGGTGGCACGTCGATCCCGACGGCACAACCGACACTGCGGCCGGCCAAGGTCCGGGTCCCCTGCGACTCTTCCACCTCACTCCGGATGCCGGCAGGGACATGGTCGACGTCCTCCTCGGTGCCCACGGCCAGCGACCCCACCCACGCGCGACCGGCCACCAGCCCACACGAACTGTCGCCGACCAGGAAGAGAACCCGGCCGCGCAGAGAACCCCGCCCGCCCGCGACGCCCGCCCTCCCCACGTTGCCGCTGAGCATCCGAACGCTGTGCACCACCGCGAGGCCCAACACAAGCCGGTACGCCTGAACGTACTCGGCCCCATCACACTGCACGCGCACGGAAATCCCGACCCCATCGGTGCCAACCTGCGCAGCGAAGTCCACGAATTTCTAGCCCTGCTCGCCGCCCACCCGGCAGGGCTCCTCGCCTCGGATATCGCGGAGAAGCTCCACCTTGCCGACGGCACCGAACAAAACGCGCTGAAGAACCTGCGCCGCGCTGTCCGGCGTTCTCTGCGCCCCGCCACGGGAATCGATGGGCAGGAATTCGTCCTCCTGCAAGGTGAAGTCCACAAACTCCACCCGCAACTGGTAGAAACGGATCTGGCGGACTTCACCGAACTCCTTCGAAGGCCGGCCCGGCGCTCACTTTCCGCGGACGAGGAGGGTGAGGAGTACTCCACCCGTCTCGACGTCGTAAGCCAGGCGTTGGTGCATTACCGCGGGCCGTTCGCCCAAGGCTGCGACTACCTGTGGGCCGACACCATCCGTGAACACGCGACGGCCCAGGCCGCCGACGCCGTCCTCCGCCTGGCGCACCAGACGGAACATGTGGGTGACTCGGACGCCCGCGACACGGTGCTGGCTCTCCTGGAGCGCCTGGGAACGCTCCACCCTGAACATGAGCAGCTGACCCAGCACACCATGCGCCTGTATCAGCAGGCCGGACACCACGACGCCGCACGCAGCACCTACGCCCGCTTGCAGCGACGCCTCGCTGAGCTTGGCCTCGAACCGGCTGCCGCCACCCAGGCCCTTCTTACTCCTGCGTTGCGTCAGCCGCGATAA